In a single window of the Papaver somniferum cultivar HN1 chromosome 8, ASM357369v1, whole genome shotgun sequence genome:
- the LOC113306708 gene encoding uncharacterized protein At4g06598-like, translated as MENPKASPSFRSLPYASKQSLRPPKSPFPSISPAYVDYGSTPAIGSKGLPKPKDGYRSHQRTTSESFLVEEQPSWLDELLDEPATPVRRGGHRRASSDSFAYFDAAAAASSLDRFIQDEYKSRNSSTLSSWGSQGFDQYKDAQNNSFYQGPNSFGRKTNRAWESPLNTLTYPKGVPLARDNFRLQSSGSIGFSQEIDGIPPASFDKLDQDQSNSVNVDGSSEIRDSTYAKPSASDSDPKRAKQQFAQRSRVRKLQYIAELERNVQALQAEGSEVSSEIKFLDQQHLILTMENKALKQRLDSLAQEQLIKYLEQEVLEREIARLRALYQQQQMPTPPSSTLRRTNSRDLELQFANLGLKHREASSGQDQVSGQLRI; from the exons ATGGAGAACCCAAAAGCATCGCCGAGCTTCAGAAGTTTGCCTTATGCCTCGAAACAGTCACTTCGTCCTCCTAAAAGTCCATTCCCAAGCATTTCCCCAGCGTATGTTGATTATGGATCTACTCCTGCAATAGGATCTAAAGgacttccaaaaccgaaagatggATATAGGAGTCACCAGCGTACTACCTCTGAGAGCTTCCTTGTAGAGGAACAACCTTCATggcttgatgaacttcttgatgagCCTGCCACACCTGTGAGAAGAGGAGGTCACAGGCGCGCATCAAGTGATTCTTTTGCATActttgatgctgctgctgctgcttcaagCTTAGATAGATTTATTCAGGACGAATATAAGTCTAGAAATAGTTCCACATTATCTTCATGGGGATCTCAAGGCTTTGATCAGTATAAAGATGCACAGAATAATTCTTTCTATCAGGGCCCAAATTCTTTTGGAAGAAAGACAAATAGAGCTTGGGAGTCACCTCTGAATACTCTGACCTACCCCAAAGGTGTTCCACTTGCAAGGGATAATTTCAGACTTCAAAGCTCTGGATCAATAGGTTTTTCACAAGAAATAGATGGGATTCCACCTGCTTCTTTTGATAAGCTAGATCAAGATCAATCTAATTCAGTTAATGTTGATGGTTCTTCTGAAATTAGAGACTCCACTTATGCTAAGCCATCTGCATCAGACTCAGATCCAAAACGTGCTAAACA GCAATTTGCACAGCGTTCACGGGTACGAAAACTTCAATACATTGCCGAGCTGGAAAGAAATGTTCAAGCATTACAG GCAGAAGGATCAGAAGTTTCATCGGAGATTAAATTTTTGGACCAGCAGCACCTTATATTGACTATGGAGAACAAAGCCTTGAAGCAACGGTTGGACAGTTTAGCCCAGGAGCAACTCATTAAGTATT TGGAGCAGGAGGTGTTAGAGAGAGAGATTGCGAGGCTTCGAGCATTGTATCAGCAACAACAGATGCCAACTCCACCCTCTTCTACTCTTCGACGTACCAATAGTAGAGACCTAGAGTTGCAATTTGCAAATCTTGGTCTAAAGCACAGGGAAGCCAGTTCGGGCCAAGATCAAGTTAGTGGTCAACTGCGCATCTAA